From Clavelina lepadiformis chromosome 9, kaClaLepa1.1, whole genome shotgun sequence, the proteins below share one genomic window:
- the LOC143470532 gene encoding chromaffin granule amine transporter-like has translation MITGFVLGVLIGGFPDWLLFRFQPSKLELGDVFLYGIVGFELSAILIRKLPFNNWPWIDTVTGMVILFIGLIMLTLSPSFLFITVPTIGYGINFITGSIYPDLPSLLEANHNSHYGTVFALADCGFSISFAAGL, from the exons ATGATAACTGGATTCGTGTTAGGGGTGTTAATTGGTGGATTTCCAGACTGGTTGCTGTTTCGTTTTCAACCCTCCAAATTGGAACTGG GTGATGTTTTTTTATACGGGATTGTTGGATTTGAATTGTCAGCCATTCTGATCCGCAAACTTCCTTTCAATAACTGGCCTTGGATAGATACAGTGACGGGAATGGTGATTCTCTTTATCGGATTAATTATGTTGACACTTTCGCCAAG CTTTTTGTTCATAACTGTCCCCACAATTGGTTATGGGATTAACTTTATTACCGGTAGTATTTATCCCGACTTGCCTTCGTTGCTTGAAGCTAATCATAATTCCCATTACGGGACCGTCTTTGCACTTGCGGATTGTGGCTTCAGCATTAGTTTCGCTGCAG gTCTCTAG